In Calypte anna isolate BGI_N300 chromosome 28, bCalAnn1_v1.p, whole genome shotgun sequence, a single window of DNA contains:
- the LOC103533359 gene encoding duodenase-1-like, which translates to MAYLKLGMSACGGFLVAPDWVMTAAHCRLGNATVILGAHNILEPERTQQVRGVLRYHMHPEYNPETVSNDIMLLKLTTKATLNDYVQTIPLPKTSSDLPTGTKCSIAGWGLIDDDRATNKLFETKVSIYSRRKCIHFYPHLSTGMVCAGSFHELRDSSQGDSGGPLVCNKVAQGIVSFGYDSPPGVYTRISHYLPWIHKIMKK; encoded by the exons ATGGCATACCTGAAGCTGGGGATGTCAGCATGTGGGGGGTTCCTGGTGGCCCCTGACTGGGTGATGACTGCTGCACACTGCCGTCTGGG GAATGCCACGGTCATCCTGGGGGCTCACAACATCCTGGAACCAGAAAGGACCCAGCAGGTCCGAGGAGTCCTCAGATACCACATGCACCCTGAATACAACCCTGAAACTGTGTCTAATGACATCATGTTACTCAAG CTGACAACAAAAGCCACTCTCAATGACTATGTGCAGACCATTCCACTGCCCAAGACCAGCAGTGACCTCCCCACGGGCACCAAGTGCAGCATTGCTGGCTGGGGGCTGATCGATGACGACCGGGCAACCAACAAGCTCTTTGAAACCAAAGTCTCCATCTACAGCCGCAGGAAATGCATCCACTTCTACCCACACCTCAGCACGGGCATGGTCTGTGCTGGCAGCTTCCACGAGCTGAGGGATTCCAGCCAG GGAGATTCTGGTGGGCCCCTGGTGTGCAATAAGGTGGCACAAGGCATCGTTTCCTTTGGGTACGACAGCCCCCCGGGGGTCTACACACGCATCTCCCACTACCTGCCCTGGATCCACAAAATCATGAAGAAGTAG
- the LOC103533421 gene encoding granzyme E yields the protein MSLTSVVSWSLISGYKTLLGVGRDPRCSLTSKGPTEAEKAMKKPLLKPLLTLLLVTCPSAKANDSWKRMQGGAGARVSPTPYLAYLQGVNNQFCGGFLVAPRWVMTAAQCSEHQPLTVILGAHTIQRREERWQTFEVQEYHCHPDFTIPRKGNDILLLKLKGNATSNRYVKTISLVNSKVPEGTVCSTAGWGSRTSNTRLHTDNVTIIKRRDCLSRYPGLANNLICGDSKFAGEPEKGDTGDPLVCDNTAYGIFSYKQKHLPGFYTNIVPYLPWVNSVMKSG from the exons ATGAGTCTGACTTCTGTGGTTTCCTGGAGTCTCATTTCAGGCTATAAAACCTTACTGGGAGTGGGAAGAGACcccagatgcagcctcacctcCAAGGGACCCACAGAAGCCGAGAAGGCAATGAAGAAGCCCCTGCTGAAGCCCCTGCTCACCCTCCTGCTGGTGACATGTCCCTCAGCTAAAGCCA ATGATTCCTGGAAACGGAtgcagggaggagctggagccagGGTGTCCCCAACACCCTACCTGGCCTATTTGCAAGGAGTGAACAACCAGTTCTGTGGAGGCTTCCTGGTGGCTCCCAGATGGGTGATGACAGCAGCTCAGTGTTCTGA ACACCAACCTCTGACTGTCATCCTTGGAGCCCACACCAtccagaggagagaggagagatggCAGACATTTGAAGTCCAAGAATATCATTGCCACCCAGATTTCACCATTCCTAGAAAGGGAAATGACATCCTCTTGCTGAAG CTGAAAGGCAATGCCACCAGCAACAGATACGTTAAGACCATTTCCCTTGTAAACTCAAAAGTGCCCGAGGGGACTGTGTGCAGCACAGCTGGCTGGGGCTCCAGAACATCCAACACCAGATTACACACAGACAATGTCACCATCATCAAACGAAGGGATTGCCTCAGCCGATACCCTGGACTTGCCAACAACTTGATTTGTGGTGACAGCAAATTTGCTGGGGAACCTGAAAAG GGTGATACTGGGGATCCACTCGTCTGTGACAACACAGCCTACGGCATCTTCTCCTACAAGCAGAAGCATTTGCCTGGTTTCTACACAAACATTGTTCCTTACCTTCCCTGGGTCAACAGTGTGATGAAGTCAGGATGA